The following coding sequences are from one Epinephelus fuscoguttatus linkage group LG5, E.fuscoguttatus.final_Chr_v1 window:
- the LOC125888378 gene encoding integrin-linked protein kinase has translation MDDIFTQCREGNAVAVRLWLDNTENDLNQGDDHGFSPLHWACREGRSSVVDMLIMRGARINVMNRGDDTPLHLASSHGHREIVGKLIQCKADTNAANEHGNTPLHYACFWGQDQVAEDLVTNGAQVSICNKYGETPLDKAKPHLRELLKEKAEKMGQSLTKIPFKDTFWKGTTRTRPRNGTLNKHAGIDYKQLALLAKINENQSGELWQGRWQGNEIVVKVLKVRDWTTRKSRDFNEEYPKLRIFSHPNVLPMLGACQSPPAPHPIIITHWMPYGSLYNVLHEGTNFVVDQTQAVKFALDIACGMAFLHTLEPMIPRHYLNSKSVMIDEDMTARISMADVKFSFQCPGRMYSPAWVAPEALQKKPEEINRRSADMWSFAILLWELVTREVPYADLSNMEIGMKVALEGLRPTIPPGISPHICKLMKICMNEDPAKRPKFDMIVPILEKMQDK, from the exons ATGGATGATATCTTCACGCAGTGCCGGGAAGGCAATGCAGTGGCAGTTCGCTTATGGTTGGACAATACGGAGAATGACCTCAATCAAGG AGATGACCACGGCTTCAGCCCTCTCCACTGGGCATGCAGGGAGGGCCGCTCCAGCGTGGTGGACATGCTCATCATGAGAGGGGCTCGCATCAACGTCATGAATCGTGGGGACGACACGCCTCTGCACCTGGCTTCCAGCCATGGACATCGCGAAATCGTGGGAAAG CTGATCCAGTGCAAGGCAGACACAAATGCAGCCAATGAACACGGAAACACACCACTGCATTATGCCTGCTTCTGGGGCCAAGATCAAGTGGCTGAG GACCTCGTGACTAATGGGGCTCAGGTGAGCATCTGTAACAAATATGGGGAAACCCCTCTGGACAAAGCCAAACCTCACCTGCGGGAACTCCTCAAAG AAAAGGCTGAGAAAATGGGGCAGAGCTTGACTAAAATTCCCTTCAAGGACACGTTCTGGAAAGGCACTACCAGAACTCGACCCC GCAATGGCACTTTGAACAAACATGCAGGCATTGACTACAAACAGCTCGCTCTCCTGGCTAAAATAAATGAGAACCAGTCTGGAGAG CTGTGGCAAGGTCGCTGGCAGGGGAATGAGATTGTTGTTAAGGTGCTAAAAGTTCGTGACTGGACCACAAGGAAAAGCCGAGACTTCAATGAGGAATATCCCAAACTCAG GATATTTTCCCATCCGAATGTCCTACCCATGTTGGGAGCATGTCAGTCTCCTCCCGCCCCTCAccccatcatcatcacacactGGATGCCTTATGGCTCTCTCTACAATGTGCTGCATGAAGGCACCA ACTTTGTGGTGGACCAGACGCAGGCGGTGAAGTTTGCACTGGACATTGCTTGTGGAATGGCTTTCTTGCACACACTTGAACCCATGATCCCTCGCCACTATCTCAACAGCAAGAGCGTTATG ATAGATGAAGACATGACAGCCAGGATCAGCATGGCAGATGTCAAGTTCTCCTTCCAGTGTCCTGGCAGGATGTACTCACCGGCATGGGTAGCCCCTGAGG CCCTGCAGAAGAAGCCAGAGGAGATCAACCGTCGGTCAGCAGACATGTGGAGCTTTGCTATTCTGCTGTGGGAGTTAGTGACCAGAGAAGTGCCGTATGCCGACCTCTCCAACATGGAAATTGGCATGAAG GTTGCCTTGGAGGGTTTGAGGCCCACCATCCCCCCTGGAATCTCACCCCACATTTGCAAGCTCATGAAGATATGCATGAACGAAGACCCGGCAAAGAGGCCTAAATTTGACATGATTGTGCCAATTCTGGAAAAAATGCAGGACAAGTGA
- the rrp8 gene encoding ribosomal RNA-processing protein 8 has translation MFNEDEDWSDEPAAQILSNTVLRNTQKANSSTNVKAKAVGKKSLLRTLQTLGSVPEWKNDEHQQDSDSEAEAAPSHSKKKKKRRKRRKQAETTGEQQENDELGQTVIEKKPVTKKRKKDKFGASRVKNTSVDETKDEEITKSATVNVNTPQNTKKLSRQQWKNKMKNKRKCKNKYKQNDPGPEKEVSQAESAEQHKPKEEVKIDSSSNNNSQTPVKKKEKDRKAQKRKKTEEDTDMTGAALREGKQHIGGKAEKVAAKSSADEVEITDDQHHSPTKTWKPHLSREQILKREKLWKMLHSQETVQQEVAAETNEEPVVPEEEKVKPDRSASLRSRMEQRLESARFRYINEVLYSTTSGEAKRMFRQDPEAFGIYHRGYTAQVQRWPTNPVDDIIAYIRQKPSSLVVADFGCGDCKIARSVKNKVHSFDLAATCELVTVCDMADVPLRDSSVDIAVFCLSLMGTNLADFLAEANRVLKMGGVLKIAEVASRFENVRSFINALASLGFKMSAKDTENTHFYSFELVKTGDAPENIKKFGLQLKPCVYKKR, from the exons ATGTTTAATGAAGATGAAGACTGGAGTGACGAACCAGCCGCTCAGATCCTGAGCAATACTGTCCTTAGAAACACCCAGAAGGCGAACAGCAGCACTAATGTCAAG GCCAAGGCTGTTGGAAAGAAGAGCCTGCTGCGCACCCTGCAGACACTGGGGTCCGTACCAGAGTGGAAGAACGACGAACATCAGcaggacagtgacagtgagGCAGAAGCGGCTCCATCACACagtaagaaaaagaagaaaagaaggaaaaggcGAAAGCAAGCAGAAACGACAGGAGAGCAGCAGGAGAATGACGAATTAGGTCAGACTGTTATAGAGAAGAAACCTGTgacaaagaagaggaagaaagacaaaTTTG GGGCCTCAAGggtaaaaaacacatcagtagaCGAGACAAAGGATGAAGAAATCACCAAATCTGCTACAGTGAACGTAAACACACCACAGAACACTAAGAAACTAAGCAGACaacaatggaaaaacaaaatgaagaacaagaggaaatgtaaaaataaatacaaacagaatGATCCTGGCCCTGAGAAGGAAGTCAGTCAAGCAGAATCTGCAGAGCAACACAAGCCAAAGGAAGAAGTCAAAATAGATTCAAGTAGCAACAATAACAGTCAGACACCAGtcaagaaaaaggaaaaagatcGTAAagcacagaaaagaaaaaagactgaGGAGGACACCGACATGACTGGTGCAGCGCTCAGAGAAGGAAAACAGCACATTGGAGGCAAAGCTGAAAAAGTTGCAGCCAAATCTTCTGCTGATGAAGTGGAGATCACAGATGATCAGCACCACTCACCCACTAAAACATGGAAACCACACCTGAGCAGAGAACAGATTCTGAAAAGAGAGAAGCTATGGAAAATGCTCCATAGCCAGGAAACAGTCCAACAGGAGGTTGCTGCGGAGACGAATGAGGAGCCAGTGGtaccagaagaagaaaaggtgaAACCGGACCGCTCTGCCTCCCTCAGGTCCCGCATGGAGCAGCGGCTGGAGTCGGCTCGTTTCCGCTACATTAATGAAGTTCTGTACAGCACGACCAGCGGGGAGGCGAAGCGCATGTTCAGACAGGACCCAGAGGCCTTTGGGATCTACCACAGAGGTTACACGGCGCAGGTGCAGAGATGGCCAACCAATCCAGTGGACGACATCATCGCATACATCCGACAAAA GCCTTCCTCTCTGGTGGTTGCAGACTTTGGTTGTGGTGACTGTAAAATAGCGCGCAGTGTGAAGAACAAAGTGCACAGCTTCGACTTGGCAGCCACCTGTGAGCTTGTCACAGTGTGTGACATGGCCGAC GTCCCGCTTCGTGACAGCTCTGTGGACATCGCTGTGTTCTGCCTTTCACTCATGGGGACCAACCTGGCAGATTTTCTGGCAGAGGCCAATCGTGTCTTAAAGATGGG GGGTGTCCTTAAAATAGCAGAAGTGGCAAGCAGGTTTGAGAACGTGCGGAGCTTCATCAATGCACTGGCAAGTCTGGGATTCAAGATGTCGGCCAAG gaCACAGAAAATACTCATTTCTACTCCTTTGAATTAGTGAAGACGGGAGACGCTCcagaaaatataaagaaatttgGACTACAGTTGAAGCCCTGTGTCTATAAGAAGAGGTGA